The Rhodothermaceae bacterium genome includes a region encoding these proteins:
- the dnaN gene encoding DNA polymerase III subunit beta codes for MKFSTTSTALYKALDTVSGALPSKSDKEILDCILLQRQGHHLEIRATDLEVAIRHRFPVEFSSEPNEDLDIVAVPAKQLLESCRTLPEIPITFEVGESYKIILSHDRGQYDWMGFSGYSFPEFPVISEAQSVEFDRGQLKSGFNLVSFAVSKDMSRPGMMGVLFEILEGSARIVGTDGHRLARCIFKDYEGELDVSALAPFKALQQVARVDGPDECTIEVSENFLAFTFGQTHVVSALINASFPNYERAIPTENDKIVLLNRDDLLNSVRRVNFFASENSHQILLDCKEDSVEVSAWDVERSSKGSETISCEYRGEATQVGFNAEYLLDLLRSLPAGDVSLAMGMPNRAALMRPIPQSDLQDLTLLIMPVMLNTGENF; via the coding sequence ATGAAATTTTCAACCACTAGCACAGCTCTTTACAAAGCATTGGACACCGTTAGCGGAGCCTTGCCGAGCAAATCCGACAAGGAGATCCTGGATTGCATTCTTCTGCAGCGACAAGGGCACCATCTGGAAATACGAGCCACGGATTTAGAAGTGGCCATCCGGCACCGGTTTCCCGTAGAGTTTTCCAGTGAACCAAACGAAGATCTTGACATTGTTGCGGTTCCCGCGAAACAGCTCCTTGAATCATGCCGGACTCTCCCCGAAATCCCCATTACCTTTGAGGTTGGGGAAAGCTACAAGATCATTCTCTCGCATGACCGCGGTCAATACGACTGGATGGGTTTCAGTGGCTACTCGTTCCCTGAATTCCCTGTGATTTCGGAGGCACAGTCCGTTGAGTTTGACCGGGGACAACTAAAATCCGGATTTAATCTGGTAAGTTTTGCGGTGAGCAAGGATATGTCCCGTCCTGGAATGATGGGGGTTCTCTTCGAAATCCTTGAGGGATCCGCCCGTATTGTTGGAACGGATGGACATCGGCTTGCACGCTGCATCTTTAAGGACTACGAAGGGGAACTGGATGTGAGTGCCTTGGCCCCTTTCAAAGCGCTTCAGCAGGTGGCACGTGTTGATGGACCAGACGAGTGTACGATTGAGGTCAGCGAGAATTTTCTCGCTTTCACTTTTGGCCAAACGCATGTGGTCAGTGCTCTGATCAATGCCTCCTTTCCAAACTACGAACGCGCAATTCCAACCGAAAACGACAAGATTGTTCTCTTGAATCGGGATGATCTACTCAATAGTGTGCGCCGCGTAAACTTCTTTGCCTCGGAAAACTCACATCAAATCCTGCTTGATTGCAAAGAGGACTCCGTTGAAGTCAGCGCTTGGGACGTCGAACGCTCCAGTAAAGGCTCGGAGACCATTTCCTGCGAATATCGTGGAGAAGCCACACAGGTTGGATTCAATGCAGAGTATCTCCTGGATCTGTTGAGGAGTCTCCCCGCGGGAGACGTGTCTCTGGCAATGGGGATGCCCAACCGTGCTGCTCTTATGAGACCGATCCCGCAAAGCGATCTCCAGGACCTCACGCTCCTGATCATGCCGGTTATGCTCAACACCGGGGAGAATTTTTGA
- the fabD gene encoding ACP S-malonyltransferase, producing MADNQLATLFPGQGSQVPGMGKDLFHEVPRSRAIFEAADEILGFPLTEYCFRSIEEDPQALEKLTDTAICQPALYTHSIAILAALDLAPDLVAGHSVGEYGALHACGALSFEDGLRLVRRRGELMAMAGRRRSAGMTAVIGLSSEVVDAACREVSSSESIAVCANYNAPEQMVISGDTAALRAAEEILKEAGAKKLVQLPVSGAFHSPLVLSAREVMAQELAKVTLRPPVCPIYLNVTAQPALDPEHIRARMLEQLTSPVRWYQLLQNMPENISFIEVGPGRVLNGLVRKTLGRRTVVISIATAGAVAAFLSD from the coding sequence ATGGCGGATAATCAACTTGCGACGCTATTTCCGGGGCAGGGATCCCAGGTGCCCGGCATGGGCAAGGATCTATTTCACGAGGTGCCCAGGTCTCGGGCTATTTTTGAGGCAGCAGATGAGATTCTCGGATTTCCACTTACGGAATATTGTTTTCGAAGCATCGAGGAGGATCCTCAGGCCCTGGAGAAGTTAACGGACACGGCAATCTGCCAGCCCGCACTCTACACACATTCCATAGCAATCTTGGCGGCCCTCGATCTGGCTCCAGACCTTGTGGCTGGTCACAGCGTGGGGGAATACGGTGCACTGCACGCATGTGGAGCGCTTTCATTCGAAGATGGACTACGCTTGGTGCGCCGCAGGGGAGAACTCATGGCGATGGCGGGGAGAAGGCGTTCTGCAGGGATGACCGCTGTAATCGGACTCTCGAGTGAAGTAGTGGATGCCGCATGTAGAGAGGTTAGTTCTTCGGAATCCATCGCGGTGTGCGCAAACTATAATGCCCCCGAACAGATGGTGATTTCCGGGGATACTGCAGCATTACGTGCCGCGGAAGAGATTCTCAAGGAAGCGGGAGCGAAAAAACTTGTTCAGCTTCCCGTAAGCGGGGCATTCCACTCCCCATTGGTTCTAAGTGCACGTGAGGTGATGGCACAGGAATTGGCAAAAGTGACATTGCGGCCTCCCGTGTGCCCGATTTACCTGAATGTGACCGCACAGCCAGCTTTAGACCCAGAACATATCCGAGCCCGAATGCTTGAGCAGCTTACCAGTCCTGTACGTTGGTACCAGTTGCTCCAAAATATGCCAGAGAACATAAGTTTTATTGAGGTGGGACCTGGGCGTGTTCTCAATGGTTTGGTTCGTAAGACATTGGGGCGCAGAACGGTTGTGATTTCAATCGCAACCGCAGGGGCAGTAGCAGCGTTCCTATCCGATTGA
- the rplM gene encoding 50S ribosomal protein L13, whose product METQSYKTQSAKAKDVQRKWFVIDAEQAVVGRLASRVATILRGKHKPSFTPHVDTGDYVIIVNADKVRFTGNKEDAKLYYSYSGYPGGLKSRSARVMRERKPEHLVRHAVKGMLPKGPLGRQMLTKLKVYASAEHPHDAQQPEELPIHP is encoded by the coding sequence ATGGAAACTCAAAGCTATAAAACTCAAAGCGCTAAAGCCAAGGATGTTCAGCGTAAATGGTTTGTCATTGACGCGGAACAGGCCGTGGTCGGCCGCTTAGCTTCGCGCGTGGCAACTATTTTGCGCGGCAAACACAAGCCCTCCTTCACGCCCCATGTAGATACCGGGGACTATGTGATTATTGTGAATGCCGACAAGGTTCGCTTCACGGGAAATAAAGAAGATGCCAAACTCTACTATAGCTACAGTGGCTATCCCGGCGGACTGAAGTCACGGTCTGCGCGTGTTATGCGTGAGAGAAAGCCAGAGCATCTGGTCCGCCATGCCGTGAAGGGAATGCTGCCAAAGGGCCCCCTTGGCCGACAAATGCTGACCAAGCTTAAGGTTTATGCCAGTGCGGAACATCCGCACGATGCACAACAGCCTGAAGAGCTACCGATTCATCCTTGA
- a CDS encoding DUF177 domain-containing protein, with the protein MIKFDLSAPQGGSFEVSASDLGLDQAKFSEIQAHLEVEQLDGGVHITLEVCAKARLECDRTLQEFVAPVANVHEMLLCTYGQKPSEEDMVEQVELEPKQRVFDLTEIIRDTLMLAIPARKVAPEAEELQIQTVFGTPDTEADQRWSALLAVREEHAHK; encoded by the coding sequence ATGATCAAGTTCGATTTATCCGCCCCCCAGGGAGGCAGCTTTGAAGTTTCTGCTTCGGATTTGGGCTTGGATCAAGCGAAGTTTTCAGAAATTCAGGCACATTTGGAGGTTGAGCAGTTGGACGGAGGAGTGCATATTACGTTAGAGGTCTGTGCGAAGGCACGTTTGGAATGCGATCGGACGTTGCAAGAATTCGTTGCACCCGTTGCTAATGTTCATGAGATGTTGTTATGCACTTACGGTCAAAAGCCGTCCGAAGAGGACATGGTTGAACAGGTTGAACTTGAGCCGAAACAACGTGTATTCGACTTGACGGAGATCATTCGTGATACACTAATGCTGGCGATTCCCGCCAGAAAAGTTGCACCGGAAGCAGAAGAACTACAAATACAAACCGTTTTTGGCACTCCTGACACCGAAGCAGATCAGCGCTGGTCAGCTTTGCTTGCTGTTCGTGAGGAGCACGCCCATAAATAA
- a CDS encoding ketoacyl-ACP synthase III, whose protein sequence is MSLEARAAITAVGHYLPETRLTNQDLSEMVDTNDAWIRARTGIVERRILTDQGKGTSYMAARAGQEILEKRGISADEIDAIIIATVTPDMAFPATSCLVQAELGASNAWGFDLSAACSGFLFALNTGAGLIESGRAAKVLVIGSDKMSSITDYTDRKTCVLFGDAAAGVLLEAAPDGYGLIDSVLRVDGDGWESLCMLGGGSRHPATHDTVDKKMHYIYQDGRAVFKVAVKGMADVAAEIMERNHLTGDDVRYLVPHQANQRIIDAVARRMGLGIDRVMLNISRYGNTTAATIPLCLHDWEDQLKKGDKIVIAAFGGGFTWGASYLRWSYSHLPNEQTHGG, encoded by the coding sequence ATGAGTCTTGAAGCACGTGCGGCGATCACGGCGGTTGGCCACTATTTGCCAGAGACCCGGTTGACCAACCAGGACCTGAGCGAAATGGTGGATACTAATGACGCATGGATCAGGGCGAGAACCGGCATTGTGGAGCGCCGGATTCTTACCGATCAGGGCAAGGGTACATCTTACATGGCCGCTCGTGCGGGACAGGAGATCCTGGAAAAGCGAGGGATCTCCGCGGACGAGATTGATGCAATTATTATCGCTACCGTCACACCAGACATGGCTTTTCCTGCGACGTCTTGCCTGGTTCAGGCGGAACTCGGAGCGAGTAACGCATGGGGATTTGATTTGTCGGCGGCATGTAGTGGATTCCTTTTTGCGCTCAACACGGGAGCCGGCTTGATTGAAAGTGGGCGCGCAGCAAAGGTATTAGTGATTGGATCAGACAAGATGAGCAGTATTACGGATTATACCGACCGAAAGACATGCGTTCTTTTTGGCGATGCTGCAGCGGGAGTGCTCCTGGAAGCGGCTCCTGACGGATATGGCCTGATAGACTCTGTACTCCGTGTGGATGGGGATGGCTGGGAGTCATTGTGCATGTTGGGGGGAGGGAGCCGTCATCCGGCCACGCACGACACCGTAGACAAAAAGATGCACTATATCTACCAGGATGGTAGAGCGGTCTTCAAAGTTGCGGTGAAGGGTATGGCGGATGTGGCGGCGGAAATCATGGAACGCAATCACCTTACCGGGGATGATGTGCGCTACCTTGTTCCTCATCAGGCAAACCAACGCATCATAGATGCAGTTGCACGTCGAATGGGGCTCGGTATTGATCGCGTGATGCTCAATATTTCCAGGTATGGAAACACAACAGCAGCGACGATACCACTGTGTCTGCATGATTGGGAGGATCAGTTGAAAAAGGGAGACAAGATTGTGATCGCTGCGTTTGGTGGAGGGTTTACCTGGGGAGCGTCCTATTTACGCTGGTCGTATAGCCACCTCCCCAATGAGCAAACCCATGGCGGATAA
- the plsX gene encoding phosphate acyltransferase PlsX, which yields MAIRVAVDAMGGDQAPAVIVEGAVRAAQSSKGRLQVQLCGPETVVQPVLEGYGAVSGIEVVHAPEVIGMGDSPVAAVRTKPNSSIHVGLRRHKESRADAFLSAGNTGAIAAASLFVLGRLPGVFRPSITTFYPTTKGACTILDVGSNMDSRPEHLQQFAKMGSAYARIMMDIAHPRIALLSVGEEQAKGNELVRSTHELLLNDIDLNFIGNVEGRDILHQKADVIVCDGFIGNVILKFGESIMTAVPEMIQQEMDQLKAKPSDVALLKKALSRLARRFDPENYGGGGPLLGVEGEVFILHGSTTAGAVEECIKTAAQAAKANLTNAIQKALAP from the coding sequence ATGGCGATTCGTGTAGCAGTCGATGCAATGGGTGGAGACCAAGCCCCCGCAGTCATTGTGGAGGGTGCCGTGCGAGCCGCACAGTCTTCCAAGGGACGGTTACAGGTTCAACTTTGTGGCCCAGAGACGGTCGTTCAGCCCGTACTGGAGGGCTACGGAGCTGTTTCGGGAATTGAAGTGGTTCATGCCCCAGAGGTCATAGGGATGGGGGATTCTCCGGTTGCCGCTGTCCGCACAAAACCGAACTCATCCATTCATGTCGGGCTCAGGAGACACAAAGAAAGTCGGGCAGATGCGTTTTTGAGTGCGGGCAACACCGGAGCGATTGCAGCCGCATCACTTTTTGTACTGGGTCGGCTTCCAGGCGTATTTCGACCGTCCATAACGACCTTCTACCCAACGACCAAAGGCGCCTGCACAATCTTGGATGTGGGATCCAATATGGATAGCCGTCCTGAACATCTGCAGCAATTTGCAAAAATGGGGTCCGCATACGCCCGGATCATGATGGACATCGCACATCCCCGAATTGCACTGTTGAGTGTTGGAGAAGAGCAGGCAAAGGGGAATGAGCTTGTACGATCCACGCATGAACTTTTGCTAAACGACATCGATTTGAATTTTATCGGGAATGTGGAAGGCCGTGATATACTGCACCAAAAAGCAGATGTCATTGTGTGTGATGGCTTCATCGGCAATGTGATTCTTAAGTTCGGGGAGAGCATTATGACGGCCGTGCCGGAAATGATTCAGCAGGAGATGGACCAATTGAAAGCAAAGCCAAGCGATGTTGCTCTGCTAAAAAAAGCCCTTTCGAGACTTGCCCGTCGATTCGATCCCGAGAATTATGGAGGAGGAGGCCCCCTACTGGGAGTCGAGGGAGAAGTGTTTATTCTTCACGGATCCACAACCGCCGGTGCCGTAGAAGAGTGTATCAAGACCGCCGCGCAGGCGGCCAAAGCCAACTTGACCAATGCGATTCAAAAAGCTTTGGCTCCCTGA
- the rpmF gene encoding 50S ribosomal protein L32, with product MANPRRKHSKSRTRKRRSVYYGSLSAPTKVECEDCDSVKLRHRICPSCGMYRGRQIVERPADV from the coding sequence ATGGCCAATCCAAGGAGAAAACATTCAAAATCCCGTACACGCAAACGCAGAAGTGTGTACTATGGCAGTCTCAGTGCTCCGACTAAAGTGGAGTGCGAGGACTGTGATAGCGTGAAACTGCGACACCGCATTTGTCCAAGTTGCGGGATGTACCGGGGCCGCCAGATTGTGGAGCGGCCAGCTGACGTATAG
- the rpsI gene encoding 30S ribosomal protein S9, giving the protein MATPTEFIAIGRRKTSTARVYLRPGSGNILVNRRPIDEYFKMETRRRVLLSPFEVTGTTGMYDLVVNVKGGGLTGQSEAIRLGTSRALVQADEERRKLLRDAGFLTRDPRMVERKKYGRPKARKRFQFSKR; this is encoded by the coding sequence ATGGCAACTCCTACCGAATTTATCGCCATCGGACGTCGTAAAACTTCGACAGCCCGGGTTTATTTGCGCCCAGGTTCCGGTAACATACTGGTCAATCGCCGCCCGATTGACGAGTACTTCAAAATGGAAACCCGGCGCAGAGTTCTGCTCTCCCCCTTTGAGGTCACCGGCACAACCGGAATGTACGACCTAGTCGTGAACGTAAAAGGAGGTGGGCTCACCGGGCAATCGGAAGCGATCCGGCTCGGCACATCGCGAGCCCTTGTGCAAGCGGATGAAGAACGGCGGAAACTCCTGCGGGATGCTGGCTTCCTGACGCGTGATCCCCGGATGGTGGAACGAAAAAAATATGGTCGCCCCAAAGCGCGCAAACGGTTCCAGTTCTCCAAACGATAA
- the rpsB gene encoding 30S ribosomal protein S2, whose translation MSNSLPTTDSSQYRVSIEDLLKAGTHFGHLTSRWNPKMRSYIFMQRNGIHIIDLLQTQKLLDQAADAATRFARQGKSVLFVGTKKQARQTVREAAESCDSPFVVERWLGGTLTNFQTIRNSIRRMEGLAKMGKDGTLDQLKKKERLMKSRELDKLQRNLGGIAAMPRTPGCLFVVDIRRERIAVNEARKLGIPIIAMVDSNCDPDLVNYVIPCNDDAFKSIQIITQTIAQAVNEGRKAAQIESANKKAEKEKLSEQKKG comes from the coding sequence ATGAGCAACTCTCTTCCTACAACGGATTCGTCCCAGTACCGGGTTTCTATAGAAGATCTATTAAAGGCCGGTACGCATTTTGGTCACCTGACCAGTCGCTGGAATCCCAAAATGCGCAGCTACATTTTCATGCAGCGCAACGGGATTCATATTATTGACCTTCTGCAGACTCAAAAACTGCTTGACCAAGCAGCCGATGCCGCTACTCGCTTTGCCCGGCAGGGAAAATCAGTCCTGTTCGTCGGAACGAAAAAACAGGCGCGACAAACGGTCAGGGAAGCTGCAGAGTCCTGTGACTCTCCATTTGTTGTAGAGCGATGGCTTGGAGGGACGCTAACGAATTTCCAGACGATTCGAAACAGTATTCGTCGTATGGAAGGGTTGGCAAAGATGGGCAAGGACGGGACACTGGATCAACTCAAAAAGAAGGAACGCCTAATGAAGTCCCGTGAGTTGGACAAGCTCCAACGAAATCTTGGAGGCATTGCCGCAATGCCCCGAACACCGGGATGTCTCTTTGTGGTAGATATCCGCAGAGAGCGGATCGCTGTCAATGAGGCGCGCAAGCTTGGTATTCCAATCATTGCCATGGTCGACTCCAATTGTGACCCCGATCTGGTGAATTACGTAATTCCCTGCAATGACGATGCCTTCAAATCCATCCAAATCATTACGCAGACGATCGCCCAGGCTGTAAACGAAGGACGAAAGGCAGCACAGATTGAATCGGCCAATAAAAAAGCAGAGAAAGAAAAACTCAGCGAACAAAAAAAGGGTTGA
- the dnaA gene encoding chromosomal replication initiator protein DnaA — translation MPHTAESAWSACLKVIQDNVTPQCFLTWFSKLKPVALVGEEGATKLTIQVPSPFHYEYLEGQYNLLIRSTVSRVLGERSQFCYEVVVVQDSEPDGVSKTYEVPASSDRPTEIVDPSPQQVRGPKVKSNLTESYTFEKFIVGDCNNLAYSASKAIAKSPGGTAYNPFLIYGGVGLGKTHLMQAIGNHVRQCQPGKRVRYISSERFTNDFVRAIQENQVQEFSRSYRKIDVLIIDDVQFFGGKEKTQEEFFCIFNELQQGGNQIILSADRPPKEISGIEERLLSRFCWGLQADLQPPDLETRTAILLRKATEIGLELPTEVINYIARNITKNIRELEGALVRLLAQSAYTKQEINESLAKHALKDFIRRPHTTLSIDRVQKLVCEYFGVDQHRLHEKTKKREIVQVRQLAMYLCRELDYTHKAIGLQFGGRDHSTVVHAIKSVNNLIETDNNYRNRVADVRRKVHLLSD, via the coding sequence ATGCCACACACCGCAGAATCTGCTTGGAGTGCCTGCCTCAAAGTGATTCAAGATAATGTGACACCGCAGTGTTTCCTGACATGGTTCAGTAAGCTGAAACCCGTAGCTTTGGTGGGGGAAGAGGGAGCCACAAAGCTGACCATCCAAGTGCCCAGCCCATTCCACTATGAGTATCTGGAGGGACAGTATAATTTGCTCATCCGTTCGACGGTGTCCCGGGTGCTTGGCGAACGAAGCCAGTTCTGCTATGAAGTGGTGGTCGTTCAGGATTCTGAACCCGACGGTGTGTCCAAAACCTATGAGGTCCCTGCATCCAGTGATCGCCCCACGGAAATCGTTGACCCCTCCCCTCAGCAGGTTCGCGGCCCCAAGGTGAAGAGTAACCTGACTGAGAGTTATACCTTCGAGAAATTCATCGTTGGTGATTGCAATAATTTGGCTTACAGCGCCTCCAAAGCAATTGCGAAGTCTCCCGGAGGAACTGCCTACAATCCTTTCCTGATCTATGGCGGTGTCGGGCTGGGGAAAACTCACCTCATGCAAGCTATTGGCAATCACGTTCGGCAGTGCCAACCAGGTAAGAGAGTCCGCTATATCTCAAGCGAGCGATTTACAAATGATTTTGTGCGGGCCATTCAGGAAAATCAGGTCCAAGAATTCTCTCGCAGTTACCGAAAGATTGATGTCCTCATCATTGACGATGTTCAATTTTTTGGAGGGAAAGAAAAAACACAGGAAGAGTTCTTCTGCATCTTTAACGAATTGCAGCAGGGGGGAAATCAGATCATCCTCAGTGCTGACCGCCCACCAAAGGAAATCAGTGGAATTGAGGAGCGATTACTCTCCCGTTTTTGCTGGGGACTCCAGGCAGACCTCCAACCACCAGACCTTGAGACGCGAACGGCCATTCTGCTGCGCAAGGCAACTGAAATCGGGCTCGAACTTCCAACGGAAGTGATCAACTATATCGCCCGGAATATCACGAAGAATATCCGTGAACTCGAAGGAGCACTCGTCCGACTCCTGGCGCAGTCAGCTTACACAAAACAGGAGATCAATGAGTCTCTGGCAAAACATGCTCTGAAGGATTTCATTCGGCGTCCTCATACGACGCTATCCATCGATCGAGTGCAAAAGCTGGTATGTGAATACTTTGGAGTTGATCAACACCGTCTCCACGAAAAAACGAAGAAGCGTGAGATCGTGCAAGTCCGTCAGTTGGCAATGTACCTCTGCCGGGAGCTGGATTATACTCATAAAGCAATTGGGCTCCAATTTGGCGGCAGAGACCACTCAACGGTCGTTCACGCGATCAAAAGCGTGAACAATCTCATTGAAACAGATAACAACTATCGAAACCGGGTGGCTGATGTACGACGTAAAGTTCACCTGTTGTCTGATTGA